One Microcebus murinus isolate Inina chromosome 10, M.murinus_Inina_mat1.0, whole genome shotgun sequence DNA segment encodes these proteins:
- the GDF3 gene encoding growth/differentiation factor 3, with amino-acid sequence MLPSRPVLALGYLLTLALSQSFQFREYDFLQFLGLDKVPSPQKFQPVPYVLKKIFQDREAAAATGVPQDLCYVKELGVPGNVLRLLPDQGFFLSSKKLSQASPCLQKLLYFNLSAIKEKEQLTMAQLGLDLGPRSYYHLGPELELALILVQEPPEWGQASPKPGKIFSLHSVPSPQGALYFNLLDVAKDWNDNPRKNLGLFLEILVKEDRDSRMDFQLEDTCARLRRSLLASLLVVTFNPEQCSSSSRKRRAAIPALGASYKNLCHRHQLFINFQDLGWHKWIIAPKGFMANYCHGDCPFSLTTSLNSSNYAFMQALMHAVDPEVPQAVCVPTKLSPMSMLYHDNDDNVILRHYEDMVVDECGCG; translated from the exons ATGCTTCCTTCCCGGCCAGTTTTGGCTCTGGGCTACCTGTTAACTCTGGCCTTGAGCCAGTCGTTCCAATTTCGAGAATATGACTTTCTTCAATTTCTGGGCTTAGACAAGGTGCCTTCGCCCCAGAAATTCCAACCTGTGCCTTATGTCTTGAAGAAAATTTTCCAGGACCGAGAGGCAGCAGCCGCCACGGGCGTCCCCCAAGACTTATGCTACGTGAAGGAGCTGGGCGTCCCTGGGAATGTACTTCGACTTCTCCCAGACCAAG gtttctttctttcctcgAAGAAACTTTCCCAAGCTTCCCCTTGTCTACAGAAGCTCCTCTACTTTAACCTGTCTGCCATCAAAGAAAAGGAACAGTTAACAATGGCCCAGCTGGGCCTGGACTTGGGGCCCCGCTCTTACTATCACTTGGGACCAGAACTGGAATTGGCCCTGATCCTGGTTCAGGAGCCTCCCGAGTGGGGCCAGGCCAGCCCCAAGCCAGGTAAAATATTCTCACTGCATTCAGTACCATCACCTCAAGGTGCCCTTTACTTCAACCTTCTGGATGTAGCTAAGGATTGGAATGACAACCCCCGGAAGAACTTGGGTTTATTCCTGGAGATACTGGTCAAAGAAGACAGAGATTCTAGGATGGATTTTCAGCTTGAGGACACCTGTGCCAGGCTGAGACGTTCCCTTCTTGCTTCCCTGCTGGTGGTGACCTTCAACCCTGAGCAGTGCTCCTCTTCCTCCCGAAAGAGGAGGGCAGCCATTCCTGCCCTCGGGGCTTCTTACAAGAACCTCTGCCACCGTCACCAGTTGTTCATTAACTTTCAGGACCTGGGTTGGCACAAGTGGATCATTGCCCCCAAGGGGTTCATGGCCAATTACTGCCATGGAGATTGTCCTTTCTCACTGACCACCTCTCTCAACAGCTCCAATTATGCTTTCATGCAAGCACTGATGCATGCAGTTGACCCAGAGGTTCCCCAGGCCGTCTGTGTCCCCACCAAGCTATCCCCCATGTCCATGCTCTACCACGACAATGACGATAATGTCATTCTCCGACATTACGAAGACATGGTAGTTGATGAATGTGGCTGTGGGTAG